A genomic stretch from Mesoplodon densirostris isolate mMesDen1 chromosome 3, mMesDen1 primary haplotype, whole genome shotgun sequence includes:
- the SLC36A3 gene encoding proton-coupled amino acid transporter 3 isoform X2, producing MWDILQDRWLRLFPKSQCHGKQKRYTVSFLLIITQLGFCSVYFMFMADNLQQMVEEAYVTSNTCQPRKILVLTSTLDIRFYMLTILPFLILLVFIQNLRVLSVFSTLASITTLGSMALIFEYIVQEIPDPRNLPLMASWKTFLLFFGTAIFTFEGVGMVLSLKNQMKHPQQFSFVLYLGMSLVIVLYICLGTLGYMKFGSNTQASITLNLPNCWLYQSVKLRYSIGIFFTYALQFHAPAEIIISVVISQVSESWVLFADLSVRTALVCLICVSAILIPRLDLVISLVGSMSSSALALIIPPFLELITFYPEDMSCVTIAKDIMISILGLLGCVFGTYQALYELIQPINYSIANSTAVYT from the exons ATGTGGGACATTCTACAAGACAGATGGCTTAGACTCTTCCCAAAAAGCCAATGTCACGGGAAACAAAAAAG GTACACTGTCAGCTTTTTATTAATCATCACCCAGTTGGGCTTCTGCagtgtttattttatgtttatggcAGACAATTTACAACAG ATGGTGGAAGAAGCCTACGTGACCTCCAACACCTGCCAACCCAGGAAGATCCTGGTGCTGACCTCCACCCTGGACATTCGTTTCTACATGCTGACAATCCTGCCCTTTCTGATCCTGCTGGTGTTTATCCAGAACCTCAGGGTGCTGTCCGTCTTCTCAACACTGGCCAGTATCACCACCCTGGGGAGCATGGCTCTGATCTTTGAGTATATCGTGCAG GAGATTCCAGATCCCAGGAACCTACCCTTGATGGCAAGCTGGAAGACTTTCTTGCTGTTCTTCGGTACAGCCATCTTCACGTTTGAAGGCGTCGGTATG GTTCTGTCTCTCAAAAACCAGATGAAGCATCCACAgcagttttcttttgttctgtACTTGGGCATGTCCCTTGTCATCGTCCTCTACATCTGCCTGGGGACACTGGGCTACATGAAGTTTGGGTCGAACACCCAGGCCAGCATCACCCTCAACTTGCCCAATTGCTG GTTGTACCAGTCAGTCAAGCTGAGGTACTCCATCGGCATCTTCTTCACTTATGCCCTCCAGTTCCACGCGCCAGCTGAGATCATCATCTCCGTCGTCATTTCCCAGGTGTCAGAGAGCTGGGTGCTGTTTGCAGACCTGTCTGTCCGCACGGCCTTGGTCTGTCTGATCT GTGTCTCAGCCATCCTCATCCCCCGCCTGGACCTGGTCATCTCCCTGGTGGGCTCCATGAGCAGCAGTGCCCTGGCCCTCATCATCCCGCCTTTCCTGGAGCTCATCACCTTTTACCCTGAAGACATGAGCTGTGTCACCATTGCAAAAGACATCATGATCAGCATCCTGGGCCTTTTGGGGTGTGTATTTGGAACATACCAAGCCCTCTATGAGTTGATCCAACCCATCAACTATTCCATAGCCAACTCCACAGCTGTCTATACataa
- the SLC36A3 gene encoding proton-coupled amino acid transporter 3 isoform X3, which produces MMYSLETCPNAWLRTHSVWGRYTVSFLLIITQLGFCSVYFMFMADNLQQMVEEAYVTSNTCQPRKILVLTSTLDIRFYMLTILPFLILLVFIQNLRVLSVFSTLASITTLGSMALIFEYIVQEIPDPRNLPLMASWKTFLLFFGTAIFTFEGVGMVLSLKNQMKHPQQFSFVLYLGMSLVIVLYICLGTLGYMKFGSNTQASITLNLPNCWLYQSVKLRYSIGIFFTYALQFHAPAEIIISVVISQVSESWVLFADLSVRTALVCLICVSAILIPRLDLVISLVGSMSSSALALIIPPFLELITFYPEDMSCVTIAKDIMISILGLLGCVFGTYQALYELIQPINYSIANSTAVYT; this is translated from the exons ATGATGTACAGCCTTGAAACCTGCCCAAACGCCTGGCTGAGGACCCACTCAGTGTGGGGAAG GTACACTGTCAGCTTTTTATTAATCATCACCCAGTTGGGCTTCTGCagtgtttattttatgtttatggcAGACAATTTACAACAG ATGGTGGAAGAAGCCTACGTGACCTCCAACACCTGCCAACCCAGGAAGATCCTGGTGCTGACCTCCACCCTGGACATTCGTTTCTACATGCTGACAATCCTGCCCTTTCTGATCCTGCTGGTGTTTATCCAGAACCTCAGGGTGCTGTCCGTCTTCTCAACACTGGCCAGTATCACCACCCTGGGGAGCATGGCTCTGATCTTTGAGTATATCGTGCAG GAGATTCCAGATCCCAGGAACCTACCCTTGATGGCAAGCTGGAAGACTTTCTTGCTGTTCTTCGGTACAGCCATCTTCACGTTTGAAGGCGTCGGTATG GTTCTGTCTCTCAAAAACCAGATGAAGCATCCACAgcagttttcttttgttctgtACTTGGGCATGTCCCTTGTCATCGTCCTCTACATCTGCCTGGGGACACTGGGCTACATGAAGTTTGGGTCGAACACCCAGGCCAGCATCACCCTCAACTTGCCCAATTGCTG GTTGTACCAGTCAGTCAAGCTGAGGTACTCCATCGGCATCTTCTTCACTTATGCCCTCCAGTTCCACGCGCCAGCTGAGATCATCATCTCCGTCGTCATTTCCCAGGTGTCAGAGAGCTGGGTGCTGTTTGCAGACCTGTCTGTCCGCACGGCCTTGGTCTGTCTGATCT GTGTCTCAGCCATCCTCATCCCCCGCCTGGACCTGGTCATCTCCCTGGTGGGCTCCATGAGCAGCAGTGCCCTGGCCCTCATCATCCCGCCTTTCCTGGAGCTCATCACCTTTTACCCTGAAGACATGAGCTGTGTCACCATTGCAAAAGACATCATGATCAGCATCCTGGGCCTTTTGGGGTGTGTATTTGGAACATACCAAGCCCTCTATGAGTTGATCCAACCCATCAACTATTCCATAGCCAACTCCACAGCTGTCTATACataa
- the SLC36A3 gene encoding proton-coupled amino acid transporter 3 isoform X1, with the protein MQTLIHLLKCNIGTGLLGLPLAMKNAGLLVGPFSLLAIGILTVHCMVILLNCAHHLSQRLQRTFVDYGEAMMYSLETCPNAWLRTHSVWGRYTVSFLLIITQLGFCSVYFMFMADNLQQMVEEAYVTSNTCQPRKILVLTSTLDIRFYMLTILPFLILLVFIQNLRVLSVFSTLASITTLGSMALIFEYIVQEIPDPRNLPLMASWKTFLLFFGTAIFTFEGVGMVLSLKNQMKHPQQFSFVLYLGMSLVIVLYICLGTLGYMKFGSNTQASITLNLPNCWLYQSVKLRYSIGIFFTYALQFHAPAEIIISVVISQVSESWVLFADLSVRTALVCLICVSAILIPRLDLVISLVGSMSSSALALIIPPFLELITFYPEDMSCVTIAKDIMISILGLLGCVFGTYQALYELIQPINYSIANSTAVYT; encoded by the exons GTCGGTCCTTTCAGCCTGCTTGCCATCGGGATCCTCACCGTGCACTGCATGGTCATCCTGTTGAACTGTGCTCATCACCTAAGTCAGAG ACTGCAAAGAACTTTTGTGGACTATGGAGAGGCCATGATGTACAGCCTTGAAACCTGCCCAAACGCCTGGCTGAGGACCCACTCAGTGTGGGGAAG GTACACTGTCAGCTTTTTATTAATCATCACCCAGTTGGGCTTCTGCagtgtttattttatgtttatggcAGACAATTTACAACAG ATGGTGGAAGAAGCCTACGTGACCTCCAACACCTGCCAACCCAGGAAGATCCTGGTGCTGACCTCCACCCTGGACATTCGTTTCTACATGCTGACAATCCTGCCCTTTCTGATCCTGCTGGTGTTTATCCAGAACCTCAGGGTGCTGTCCGTCTTCTCAACACTGGCCAGTATCACCACCCTGGGGAGCATGGCTCTGATCTTTGAGTATATCGTGCAG GAGATTCCAGATCCCAGGAACCTACCCTTGATGGCAAGCTGGAAGACTTTCTTGCTGTTCTTCGGTACAGCCATCTTCACGTTTGAAGGCGTCGGTATG GTTCTGTCTCTCAAAAACCAGATGAAGCATCCACAgcagttttcttttgttctgtACTTGGGCATGTCCCTTGTCATCGTCCTCTACATCTGCCTGGGGACACTGGGCTACATGAAGTTTGGGTCGAACACCCAGGCCAGCATCACCCTCAACTTGCCCAATTGCTG GTTGTACCAGTCAGTCAAGCTGAGGTACTCCATCGGCATCTTCTTCACTTATGCCCTCCAGTTCCACGCGCCAGCTGAGATCATCATCTCCGTCGTCATTTCCCAGGTGTCAGAGAGCTGGGTGCTGTTTGCAGACCTGTCTGTCCGCACGGCCTTGGTCTGTCTGATCT GTGTCTCAGCCATCCTCATCCCCCGCCTGGACCTGGTCATCTCCCTGGTGGGCTCCATGAGCAGCAGTGCCCTGGCCCTCATCATCCCGCCTTTCCTGGAGCTCATCACCTTTTACCCTGAAGACATGAGCTGTGTCACCATTGCAAAAGACATCATGATCAGCATCCTGGGCCTTTTGGGGTGTGTATTTGGAACATACCAAGCCCTCTATGAGTTGATCCAACCCATCAACTATTCCATAGCCAACTCCACAGCTGTCTATACataa